CGCCGAGGCAAGGGCGTCTCCCGGCTGGAGTCCAACCTCGCCAGGGTGGTGCCCGACGCCTCGCCCGCCCAGCTGCGCCGCCTCTCGCACGCCGGGATGCGCTCGTACACGCGGTACTGGATGGAGTCCTTCCGGCTGCCGTCCTGGAACGAGCGGCGCGTCGCCCAGGACGTCGAGATAGAGGATCTGCACCGCCTCACCGACGGCATCGCCTCCGACCAGGGCGTGATCCTCGCGCTGCCCCACATGGGCAACTGGGACCTGGCTGGCGCCTATGTGGTCACCGCGCTGCGCACCCCCTTCACCACGGTCGTGGAGCGGCTCAAGCCCGAATCGCTGTACGACAGGTTCGTCGCCTACCGCGAGAGCCTCGGCATGGAGGTGCTGCCGCATGCCGGGGGCTCGGCGTTCGGCACCCTGGCGCGCAGGCTCCGGGCCGGCGGCCTGGTGTGCCTGGTCGCCGACCGCGACCTGTCCTCCGCCGGGCTGGAGGTCAAGTTCTTCGGCGAGACCGCGCGCATGCCGGCGGGCCCCGCACTGCTCGCGCAGCAGACCGGCGCGCTGCTGCTGCCGGTGACGCTGTGGTACGACGATTCCCCCGTCATGAAGGGGAAGGTGCACGCGCCGGTCCCCGTGCCCGGCATCGAGGGTCGCAGGGAGCGGGTGGCGGCCATGACCCAGACTCTCGCCGACACCTTCGCCGCCGGCATCGCCGAGCACCCCGAGGACTGGCACATGCTCCAGCGCCTGTGGCTCGCCGATCTGGACAACGGCGTCCGGGCAGGCCCGCGCAAGGGGGAGGGGGAGGGATGAGGATCGGCGTCGTCTGCCCGTACTCGTGGGACGTCCCCGGAGGCGTCCAGTTCCACGTCCGCGATCTGGCCGAGCATCTGATCCGGCTGGGGCACGAGGTCTCCGTCCTCGCTCCGTCGGACGACGAGACCCCCTTGCCGTCGTACGTCGTCTCGGCGGGCCGGGCCGTTCCGGTGCCGTACAACGGCTCGGTCGCGCGGCTCAACTTCGGCTTCCTGTCGGCGGCCCGGGTACGCAGATGGGTGCACGAGGGCCGCTTCGACGTCCTGCACATCCACGAGCCGGCGACGCCCTCGCTGGCGCTGCTGGCGTGCTGGGCGGCGCAGGGCCCCATCGTCGCCACCTTCCACACCTCCAACCCCCGCTCCCGGGCCATGATCGCGGCGTATCCGATCCTCCAGCCGGCGCTGGAGAAGATCAGCGCGCGGATCGCAGTGAGCGAGTACGCGCGCCGCACCCTGGTCGAGCACCTGGGCGGGGACGCGGTGACCATCCCCAACGGCGTCGACGTTGGCTTCTTCGCGGACGCCGAGCCCAAGGAGGAGTGGCAGGGCGGCTCCGAGGGACCCACGATCGGCTTCATCGGCCGCATCGACGAGCCCCGCAAGGGACTCCCCGTGCTGATGGCCGCGCTGCCCCGGATCCTGGAGGAGGCCCCGGGCACCCGGTTGCTGATCGCGGGCCGGGGGGACGAGCAGGAGGCGGTGGCCGCGCTGCCGCGCCCGATGCGCGACAGCGTCGAGTTCCTGGGCATGGTCAGCGACGAGGACAAGGCCCGGCTGCTGCGCAGCGTCGACCTGTACATCGCGCCCAACACCGGCGGCGAGTCCTTCGGCATCATCCTGGTGGAGGCCATGTCGGCGGGTGCGCCCGTCCTCGCCAGCGACCTGGACGCCTTCGAGCAGGTGCTCGACGGGGGAGCGGCGGGCCAGCTGTTCGCCAACGAGAGCGCCGACGCGCTGGCCGAGTCCGCCGTGCGGCTCCTCGCCGACCCCGAGCGCCGCGCCGAGCTGCGGGCACGCGGCACCCGCCATGTGCGCCGCTTCGACTGGTCCACCGTCGGAGCCGACATCCTCTCCGTGTACGAAACGGTCACCGACGGCGCCGTTTCCGTCGCCCCGGACGAGAGAATCGGCCTACGCGCCCGGCTCGGCCTGGCCAGGGACTGAGCAGGGGGCCCGGCCGAGGACCAGACCCAGCACCGAGACCCCAGCACCGAGGATCCGAGGACCACGATGCCGACCCTCACCACACTGATCTGGATCGCCGTCGCGCTGCTGCTGATCGGCGTCTATCTGAGCTGGACGGCAGGCCGCCTCGACCGGCTGCACGCCCGCATCGACGCGGCCAAGGCGACGCTGGACGCCACGCTCCTGCGCCGGGCGTCGATCGCGCAGGAGCTGGCGACGGCGGGGGTGCTCGACCCGGCGGCCTCGATAGTGCTCTATCAGGCGGCACACGAGGCGCGGCAGGCCGAGGAGGACCAGCGCGAGGTGGCCGAGAGCGAGCTGAGCCAGGCCCTGCGCGCCGTCTTCGCCGAGACCGCGCAGGTCGAGGTCCTACGGGCGGCGCCGGGCGGGGAGGAGACGGCCCTGGAGC
This sequence is a window from Streptomyces sp. NBC_01775. Protein-coding genes within it:
- a CDS encoding phosphatidylinositol mannoside acyltransferase, with the protein product MSAVRDRLTDSLYGLGWAGVKKLPEPAAAALGRRVADTAWRRRGKGVSRLESNLARVVPDASPAQLRRLSHAGMRSYTRYWMESFRLPSWNERRVAQDVEIEDLHRLTDGIASDQGVILALPHMGNWDLAGAYVVTALRTPFTTVVERLKPESLYDRFVAYRESLGMEVLPHAGGSAFGTLARRLRAGGLVCLVADRDLSSAGLEVKFFGETARMPAGPALLAQQTGALLLPVTLWYDDSPVMKGKVHAPVPVPGIEGRRERVAAMTQTLADTFAAGIAEHPEDWHMLQRLWLADLDNGVRAGPRKGEGEG
- a CDS encoding glycosyltransferase family 4 protein, encoding MRIGVVCPYSWDVPGGVQFHVRDLAEHLIRLGHEVSVLAPSDDETPLPSYVVSAGRAVPVPYNGSVARLNFGFLSAARVRRWVHEGRFDVLHIHEPATPSLALLACWAAQGPIVATFHTSNPRSRAMIAAYPILQPALEKISARIAVSEYARRTLVEHLGGDAVTIPNGVDVGFFADAEPKEEWQGGSEGPTIGFIGRIDEPRKGLPVLMAALPRILEEAPGTRLLIAGRGDEQEAVAALPRPMRDSVEFLGMVSDEDKARLLRSVDLYIAPNTGGESFGIILVEAMSAGAPVLASDLDAFEQVLDGGAAGQLFANESADALAESAVRLLADPERRAELRARGTRHVRRFDWSTVGADILSVYETVTDGAVSVAPDERIGLRARLGLARD